Sequence from the Tripterygium wilfordii isolate XIE 37 chromosome 10, ASM1340144v1, whole genome shotgun sequence genome:
CAGGGTAGCCCAGTGGTAAGGCGAGTGTCTGGACATGCTCTAAAGGTTCTGTTGTGAAGCCactacaaattttaaaaaataaaataaaaattatgaatatgttttgaatggttttacgcattcaacaatatatttttatttcaaaaaaaataaaattgaatatgaaaaatgcataaaaattctGGACCGTTCAATTAGTCTGCTCTTGCATCAACCTTCATTTTCCATTCCTCTACAATTTTTCAAAAGCCTGCAAGTAATCTCAATAAGGGGCCTAAATATAGCAAGCTGGGAGAAATTGTGTGGGCGGAAGGAACAGTTCTATTACCAAATGCAGTGTTTCTAcattaaacaataaattaatgGGAAAGAAAACAAGAAGCGCAATAGAACATCAAAGGAAGGCAAAATTCTTCGATTCAAGTATTGTGTAATCCCCAACACAGAAATGGTACTTAGTTTTCATTTGAGGACCCTGTCACCCGCTCGTGACACCCCCTGCTAAGTCCTAACCATGCCAACTTTGTAGAGGTCAAGCTCGATGCCCGACTGCTCAACCACATAGTAGAGCATTGCTTGGGATCGGATATTCATCCCTCCATGAGTTTGCAGGTGAATATACACGAAGATAGAATTGTTGTCCTAAGTACTGGCGTGCCCAGTTCTCAGACCTCACGTTCCACATTCCTACATCGTCCAGAGGCATATAAACCGCAGTCCATGAATTTGGATACATCTGCATTAATAAAGTACCACAGAACAATCAAAATATGCCTTCCCTGTCACCACCAGAAATCGTAGAAACGAATAGGTGTACATATATCACGCTAAGTATGTCAAAATGTGAGAATTCAGGAAGATGCATGACAAGAACTCTGAAACAATTAACTGAGCATGTTAACATGTACACCTATTCGTTTCTACGATTTCAAAAACAATCTCACGTAACCTCTAAAGTCGGCTGCCATGACAGAAGTTTGGAGGTAAGCACCAGCACCAGTGGGACTGTTGTGATACTATGAAGGCTGACAACTCCTGATATCTTGAAATAGTCAGCAAGCTTAAGAGGATTGTCAGCTGGTATGAAGGACACACTATTGACAGCATATCGGTGCTTGCAATTAATAACTGGAGCAGAATTCTGAAGTCGAATTGTACGAGTTGTGTTGATCATTCCATAATGATAACAACCTTGCAGATTTGGTCTAACAGCCGCATATATCCAACAACTGAGACAGGAACCGTCAACAAGGTCACAATGCATGAGACGAAACATTTTAATATTTGATGAACGAAGAAGAAGCACCTTAGCCAATGCTAAACTTAAATTCCATTTTGTAGTAACTAGAGCATTTATGGGCCTGCCACCTAGTTGACAATGTGCATGTTGCTACAGCATTTTTGGTTGCAAGGAAAGAAAGAACGCGATGGAGAAGACCATCTGACAGTTGACTTTTTCCTCCAACAATCTTCTGTATTATCGTATCAGCCAATGTACAAGTGACATCCATTCACTAAAGGGAGCTGTAGCAACCTCCATATTGTCAACTAGGTGGAGAAGACCATCTGATACTTGGCCGATTCTATCTTCACTCTCAGCCACTCTTTCTCCTTCAACCATCTTCTGTATTTTCATATCAGGCAATGTATAAGTGACATCCATTCACTAAAGGGACCCCTGATAAGTTTGTAGAAAATGATGTTACAAATCCAAGCAGAGAAATGTTTTTAAGTGAAAAATCATAAAGTTAAAAGGAACTAAATCTATTTTATTATCTTTAAACAAACAATCCTTCTTTTATATGCAAAGGATACAAGATAATCACACATATGCTCAACAATCCCACATACACAACAGGTTTAGGCCAGATGACTATCTTCCCATCTTCAAAGTGAATAAAACTCCATGCTTACCAGTAATTTGTCCAATGAGAGCCTTTACATTGGTAAGGCTAAAATGAGAAAGGATCCATGCTTATCGTAACTACTAAAggaaaaaaccaaaataattcATATTTCAATCATCATCAGACATGAAGACTGAGACTggttaaaaaaccaaaaatatttaatgctACTGACGTTGATTCCACCATAAATTTATTGCAAAATATATGTTTCTcttgaataaaaattacaagactccccccccccctccaaTTTGTAGAGCCTTTGGCAACATCAGTCTTTCTGAAGATTTACTTTATAGAATGACTACTTTCCACCATCACGAGAGCTTAGTAAGCAATTTCAACCTAGAGACACTCCTAAATTGAAACTTGCTTGTCCTTCACGATTGATGGGTCTCTCTCTGCCAACAGAGTAACAGACAAAGAAATCACAGAGTAAAGAAAAACCCAAATCACAAAAAAAGCGAAGAAATTTATACTAACCATAATAAGAAAAATCGAATGTCATTCGGAGGAGGTCAATGCGTCCCCAATTGCAATCGCGTTTATCTTTAGGgttcatagaaaattttgacctAATTTAACAGGAAATGTTGCCATTTATGAGTGATGCGGAAAAACTTCTTTTCTAGAAGGCCCAAGGTGATCATGGGTTTATGGGCCTGAAGTTCTGAGCCTGTCATGCCTATGGGCTTTTGGGCCCGAAGTACCGAGCCTGTTTAAAAGAATGAGGCTTGTGGTCCGTACCTGAGGTCCAACAATGCATAAGAATCTCTACCCAAATTGCTTCGTTAATGGAGGGCCCGGTGGTGATCATGGATTCATGGGCCTGAAGCCCCCAAGCCAATCAGACCCAAGTTTAGAATAAAATATTTCCACCAATTGACAGAGTAAACTACAACGATTAAAGACAAATGGGGAATATTCATTATGTTGCTTTCGAGATTAGCTAAGATTCCAAAGAGTGCTCTTTTGTTGCTCTTCTATGATGAATTCAATATTGTTTGTTACCAAAAACAAAGActcagaaaacaaaagaaacagagGATCCATGGATGCAGTAAAGGGAGCAATAGCAGATGCAGTTTTGACATCCATGTGGGTGCTCAGCTTGCCATTTCTGGGGATCTTCACATAACTCATAGTAACATTTCTGGGTCTTCAATTCCAATCTCTAGCAGGTCTCTTCATAACAACCATTGTTGCATCTCTATTTGTGCTAATTTTCACCCTTGTTGGGACTGCCTTGGGTGGTGCCAGCTTCAATCCCACCACCACAGTCTCATTCTGTGCTGCTGGCCTTAAACCTGACTTGTCTCTTACATCCATGGCCGTCCGGTTTCCTGCTCAGGCAGCCGGTGCAGTCGGTGGTGTCAAGGCGATCATGGAATTGATGCCA
This genomic interval carries:
- the LOC120007036 gene encoding L-ascorbate oxidase homolog isoform X2, which translates into the protein MVESTCWIYAAVRPNLQGCYHYGMINTTRTIRLQNSAPVINCKHRYAVNSVSFIPADNPLKLADYFKISGVVSLHSITTVPLVLVLTSKLLSWQPTLEMYPNSWTAVYMPLDDVGMWNVRSENWARQYLGQQFYLRVYSPANSWRDEYPIPSNALLCG
- the LOC120007036 gene encoding L-ascorbate oxidase homolog isoform X3, translated to MFRLMHCDLVDGSCLSCWIYAAVRPNLQGCYHYGMINTTRTIRLQNSAPVINCKHRYAVNSVSFIPADNPLKLADYFKISGVVSLHSITTVPLVLMYPNSWTAVYMPLDDVGMWNVRSENWARQYLGQQFYLRVYSPANSWRDEYPIPSNALLCG
- the LOC120007036 gene encoding L-ascorbate oxidase homolog isoform X1, translating into MFRLMHCDLVDGSCLSCWIYAAVRPNLQGCYHYGMINTTRTIRLQNSAPVINCKHRYAVNSVSFIPADNPLKLADYFKISGVVSLHSITTVPLVLVLTSKLLSWQPTLEMYPNSWTAVYMPLDDVGMWNVRSENWARQYLGQQFYLRVYSPANSWRDEYPIPSNALLCG
- the LOC120007036 gene encoding L-ascorbate oxidase homolog isoform X4, whose amino-acid sequence is MINTTRTIRLQNSAPVINCKHRYAVNSVSFIPADNPLKLADYFKISGVVSLHSITTVPLVLVLTSKLLSWQPTLEMYPNSWTAVYMPLDDVGMWNVRSENWARQYLGQQFYLRVYSPANSWRDEYPIPSNALLCG